The Microcystis panniformis FACHB-1757 region GCCCCACACCACGCCGGACACCGCGCCGGACACCACGCCCCACACCACGCCCGACACCACGCCCAACGCCACGCCCAACGCCGCGCCCAACGCCACGCCCAACGCCGCGCCCCACACCACGCCCACCCAATTAACAGAAAGTCCTAAATTTGCTGCTATGCTACAGATAATCAGAGGGGTAATTACAGTTAAGAGAAGACCCTGAATCCCTAGGCGCAATTGTACGGGATGGTTATCGCCGCCGCCTCTCGTTTCCACATACCAGCGCACTGCTTGGGGAAAATAAAACACCCAGTACAACAGCAAAAGATAATCAAAGGGATTCCATAAAGATAAATCGCGTCTGAGTTTAGGGGCGAGATTAATGGTGGGGACGGTGCTTTCCTTCATAATTTTTATCTCTGGCTATTTACCCGGTGATGGTTTATTAAGTAGGTAGGTGTTAACTGTCAAACACCCCCCTTATCAAGGGGGGATTAAGGGGGGCTCAAACCCCCCTTATCAAGCAGGGGGGAGCCATCTTCAATTTAAATATAACCAGCTAAGTGAACTACTCTCAACAGAGTTGAGAGCTTCCTATTTCACGGGGGATTGCCTCAAGACGGACTTACGCCCAACTTTTGGTCTTACATCCCCTCTATAGGCAGTATCGCTAGTTCCTAACGACAATATCCGTAAGGCTTCATTTTTGATGTTTATCGCCGCATTTATATCACGCTCATGGGTTGTTTTGCAATGCTCACAAGTCCATGTTCTAACATCAAGTGGTAAACTCGCTACTTGATTTAGACAGACATTACAAGTTTTAGAACTAGGGAAAAACCTATCAACTTCGATATAAGTTTTTCCTTCCCATTCTGCCTTGTATTTAAGCATTGTACAAAACATTCCCCAACCACAATCACTAATAGCCTTAGCTAAATTATGATTGCGTACCATGCCTTTAACATTGAGATTTTCTACCGCAATAACTTGGTTTTCGTTAACTATCTTACGGGATAGCTTGTGGAGAAAATCCTCACGACATCTTGAGATTTTAGAGTGAACTTTAGCTACTTTACGTCTAGCTTTTTGACGGTTGTTACTTCCCTTCTTTTTACGGGATAACTTTTGTTGTTTACGCTTTAAATTACGTTGATGTTTAGCTAAATGTCTAGGATTCTCATACTTACTACCATTGCTGGTAATGGCAAAATGAGTAAGTCCTAAATCAATTCCTATGCCTTTGCCATCCTTTGATGTCTCAGGCAACTCCAATTCGTCATCAACTAAAATAGAAGCGTAGTATTTACCGTCTGGAGTTTTTGAGATAGTAACGGTTTTAATTGTTCCTGCAAATTCCCGATGACGCACACAATAAACTAATCCAACTTTACCCGGTAATTTGAGGTAGTCACCTTCAAACTTGACATTAGCTGGATAGCTAATTGATTGCCTACCATGTTTGGACTTGAATCTTGGTAATCTAGCCCGTTTTTCAAAGAAATTTTGATAAGCTTGCGATAAGTTCAAAGCAACAACCTGTAAGCACTGAGAATAAGCATCTGTCAACCACTCATATTCTTTTTTGAGACTAGGCAATAGTCCCTGAATATAGTTTCGTGTTAGCCCTTTTCCTGTGGTTTTATAGGTTTCTTGGCATAAATTCAAGGAATAGTTCCAAAACCAGCGACAACAGCCGAAGCCTTTAGCTAAGGCTATTTCTTGCTCGGTATTGGGTTTTATTGTGAATTTATATGCTTTGTACATGGCTGTTATCAAGAATCTATATTTATGATAACACAACTTTATAGAATTGTCTATATGCTGGTCAGCATTCATCCCATCGCTAAAAGCGAGGGACTTCTGCTGACACTAAGTTAAATCAACCTCTGAAAGACAAAAAGGGCAAAAAATCAGATTTTTAGCAATAAAATGACAATTTTTTGCCTAAAAAGGTCATTTATTTGCTTTTACTGCCTTTTATCTTCCCGCATCCCTGTTTTAACCCCCATGAATCTGAATCGGGCGATCGAGATGAATTTTTTGGACTGCTTATTGGATAAAATAGGAAACTGGGCCATCTAATCAAATCTGTATCCTTAAGGCTATGACAATTATTTCTCGATCGATCCCCCAATCACCCACTAAATCCTCGTCTATCGGCGGCTGGCGCGGTTTGATCGAAGAATATCGCCAATTTCTGCCCGTAAGCAGTAAAACCCCTGTAATTACCCTCCTAGAAGGCAATACACCCCTGATCCCCGCCCCTTATCTCTCAGCACAAATCGGGCGCGATGTCAAGGTTTTTGTCAAATATGATGGTTTAAATCCCACCGGCAGCTTTAAAGACCGGGGCATGACCATGGCCATCTCGAAAGCTAAAGAAGAAGGGGCAAAAGCGGTGATTTGTGCCAGTACCGGCAACACCTCGGCGGCGGCGGCAGCCTATGCAAGAAGGGCGGGGATGCGGGCCTTTGTGATTATCCCCGACGGTTATGTGGCCTTAGGAAAATTAGCCCAAGCTTTATTGTACGGAGCGGAAGTCATCGCTATTAATGGCAACTTCGATGATGCCCTCAAGATTGTCCGCCAACTATCAGAAAATTATCCCGTAACTTTAGTCAATTCCGTCAATCCCTACCGTTTAGAGGGTCAAAAAACTGCTGCTTTCGAGATTGTCGATGTCTTGGGTAATGCTCCCGACTGGTTATGTATTCCCGTGGGTAATGCGGGCAATATTAGCGCCTATTGGATGGGATTCTGTCAGTATCACCAGATAGGCAAATGTGACCGACTGCCGAAGATGATGGGTTTTCAAGCTGCCGGGGCTGCCCCTTTTATCTCCAAACAACCGGTTGACCATCCCGAAACCCTAGCCACGGCTATCCGTATCGGCAACCCCGCTAACTGGGAAAAAGCCTGGGCTGCTAGTCACGCTAGTCAAGGGCAATTTCACGCGGTCAGCGATGAGGAAATATTGGCAGCCTATCGGATTTTAGGGGGCCAAGAGGGGGTTTTCTGTGAACCAGCCAGCGCCGCTTCTGTGGCAGGATTATTAAAAGTGCATCAACAGGTTCCCGATCGGGCCACCGTAGTGTGTGTTTTAACGGGAAATGGCCTAAAAGACCCAGATTCGGCGGTAAAACACAGCAATAATCAACTAAAATCTGGGATTGCGCCCGAATTAACCCAAGTGGCTCAAATTATGGGCTTCTAAGCTAACGTTAATTCGGGTTAAGCAGTGCTTCTATAAAACTCCCTTAGAACTGGGAATTATACCGGCGCGACGGGGATCGATCGCTATGGCCATACTCATCGCCCGGGCAAAAGCTTTAAAAGTAGCCTCAATAATATGATGGGAATTAATCCCGTCTAATTGACGAATATGTAGGGTCATTTGACTGTGATTGACCAAAGCAACAAAAAATTCCCGCACTAGCTGAGTATCGTAGGTTCCCACTCTTTGGGTGGGAATTTCTAGACCATAACTGAGGTGGGGACGACCGGAAAAATCGAGGGCAACCTGCACTAAAGCTTCATCGAGAGGGGCGACAAAATGCCCGAAACGGACGATCCCTTTTTTGTCCCCCAAAGCTTGCAGTAAAGCTTGTCCGAGGGTGATTCCCACGTCTTCATTGGTGTGATGGTCATCAATTTCTAGATCTCCAGTGGCACGCACATCGAGATCGATCGCAGCGTGGGAGGCGATTTGCTGCAACATATGATCGAGAAAGGGAATTCCTGTCTGGGCGCGACAATTGCCGCTACCATCAAGATCGATCGTCACCTGTACATCGGTTTCTTTGGTAGTACGACTAACGGAGGCGCGACGGCAAGGTGAGACAAAAGAATCGGGGATCTGGGAAGTGGAAATCATTTGCAGCAGTTATCTTAATGGTGAGATACGAAGTTTTCCTTTTCAGGAGACAGGAGACAGGAGACAGAAGACAAGAAACAACTATCCTACCCATAAAACCTAAGATTATGTCAAATTTATCCGAGCTTTTAGATATTTTGACCCGATAGCAGCTCGATAACTTACTTGTGCGGGGGGTCTAGAAAAGAACGTAGGTTGGGTTGAAGCATGAAACCCAACGCCCGCATGGGTTACGCTACCGCTAACCCATCCTACAAATAATTGTGTCTCCCTACTTAGCTTAACAAATTAGGTTTTAGATTCGGCCCTTGTAATCAGTAAACTTAAAACTCACATCTGATTACTGATAACTGATCACTGATAACTGAAAAGGCCTAACTTTCTGGTTCAGTTTTAGCTTCCGCCGGCGGACCGGGGGGCAAAGCTTCCTCGCCCAGGGGTTGAGGATTTTGGCTAGTGGGGGGACTAGCGGGGGAACCCTCCGGCTGATTGAGAGCGGGGGTTTGGGGAGGAGTTTCTGGGGCTTTTTGCTCGATTATCGCTTCTTTGGGCGGTTCTTGCTGGTTTTGGACTGGATTTGGTCCTGTGGTTTCGGGCGGCTTGACGTTATCCGGTTGGGGACTAACGGCGGGTTGTGGCGGTTGATTAGGACGAAGCGGGGTTTCAATTGCCGGCGTTACGGGGGGGGAGTTACGGGTATTGAGGTTACTACCCTCCGGTTTTGGGGGATTAGCGATCGCACCTCGGCACACTTCCGGGTTAGGGGCAAAACTGACTCGCACCTGATAGATTCTCGACTCACCACTGGGATTATTAAAACGAGTTGATCTCACTTCCCCAGCCGCCTGTTGATTGAAAATCGGGAAGCCAGCACTTTTAATTAACTGGGGTTCACTGCTGAGGCGGCCTTGGGCATCCACCGTTACCCCATAAACCGCCGTCCCCGCCAATTGACGGGAACAAGCCGTAGCGGGATAATTACCGGTCAAATTGACGGTAGTTATGCCTCTGCTGCCCTGATTGGGCTGATTTAGTTCATTTAAGGCGTTAGGATTAGTTTTTTGGACTCTGGCCAGCCAATCCACCTGATTTCTCATAGCATCCTCGTTACTGGTATTGCTTTTATCCGCCTCCAGGGAGCGCAAACGTTCCCGCATTTCCCACATTAATTGTTGACGACGCTGTTCATCTAGGGGCGATTGACCATTCGGCTCCGGTGTGCGGGCTAGGGAATTGTTTAATTGTTCCTGCGCCTGTTGCGATGCACTAAGGGGCGAATTTCGCAATCTATCTAAAGTTAGATTATCTTGGTAGGGATCGAAGTAAGGCCGCACCTGCTGGTTATTAGTCTCCCTAGGCAGATTATTATTGTCCGGCAGGGTGGGAACAGCAGGAGGACTGGGTAAACTGGGGGTAGAAGTGGGAAAATTGCGAGGAATCGGTAATCTACCCAGGGAGGGGATAGATGCCACGGGAGGAGAATAGATATTGACGGAGGGTAAAGAGGAGAGGGGAGGTAAAGCGGGTAAGGAAGGTAAGGGAGGAAGGGAAGAAACCGAGGGTAAAGGAGGTAAGGTGCTGTTATGGATGCCATCCATGGGGGGGAGAGGAGGCAAAGAGGAAGAGGACGAATTGGGGTTAGGCAGTTCCGGTAAGCTGGACAGGGAGGAGTCGAGACTGGGAAGACGTGACTGCTCTAGAGGGTTCAATTCAATCAGATTGACGTTGCGTAAATCCTTTTTTGGCTCCTGCGCTGGATTATTGAGGAAATTAGGTAAGATAATCGCTAAAATTAGGCCGTGAATACCAAGAGAAGCGGCGAACGAGAGATTATTAGAGTTAATTAGTTTATTTTCTTCGGTTTCTAGACCAAAATAGGAGGATGTCATAATGCTAGTTAATTGAGCAGAGCCTTGAGGGGAAAAGTTAACTCTATTTTAATCGTCAGGGCGATTTTTTTTCTTGAGGGCGGGGAATTAATTGGTGTCAGTACCCCACCACCCCACACCCCACACCCCACACCCTGCCACCACCGAAAAACTTTTTCAGCCAACCCTACTTATGCGGTGAGCGGGCCACAGCTTTTAATTTGGGATACAATTCCGAAGGGTCTAACAAAGGGATAAACTCATCGATTGCCGGTTTAAAATTAGCCGGAAAATTCTCCCTAGTTCCAGGACCGTTAGGCGATTTAGGCACTGATTCTAATTCAGGGAATTTGGGCGTTTCCGGGGTTAACTGCGAGAATAATTCCTCCACATTACTCATACCTTTGCGAGGATCATTAAAAAGAGAAGTTTCTAAGTTGAGTAAAGAATCTTTACTCGTAGCTACTGTGCCATTATTATCGGTTTTTCCCGCTTCTGGC contains the following coding sequences:
- a CDS encoding RNA-guided endonuclease InsQ/TnpB family protein, with translation MYKAYKFTIKPNTEQEIALAKGFGCCRWFWNYSLNLCQETYKTTGKGLTRNYIQGLLPSLKKEYEWLTDAYSQCLQVVALNLSQAYQNFFEKRARLPRFKSKHGRQSISYPANVKFEGDYLKLPGKVGLVYCVRHREFAGTIKTVTISKTPDGKYYASILVDDELELPETSKDGKGIGIDLGLTHFAITSNGSKYENPRHLAKHQRNLKRKQQKLSRKKKGSNNRQKARRKVAKVHSKISRCREDFLHKLSRKIVNENQVIAVENLNVKGMVRNHNLAKAISDCGWGMFCTMLKYKAEWEGKTYIEVDRFFPSSKTCNVCLNQVASLPLDVRTWTCEHCKTTHERDINAAINIKNEALRILSLGTSDTAYRGDVRPKVGRKSVLRQSPVK
- the thrC gene encoding threonine synthase codes for the protein MTIISRSIPQSPTKSSSIGGWRGLIEEYRQFLPVSSKTPVITLLEGNTPLIPAPYLSAQIGRDVKVFVKYDGLNPTGSFKDRGMTMAISKAKEEGAKAVICASTGNTSAAAAAYARRAGMRAFVIIPDGYVALGKLAQALLYGAEVIAINGNFDDALKIVRQLSENYPVTLVNSVNPYRLEGQKTAAFEIVDVLGNAPDWLCIPVGNAGNISAYWMGFCQYHQIGKCDRLPKMMGFQAAGAAPFISKQPVDHPETLATAIRIGNPANWEKAWAASHASQGQFHAVSDEEILAAYRILGGQEGVFCEPASAASVAGLLKVHQQVPDRATVVCVLTGNGLKDPDSAVKHSNNQLKSGIAPELTQVAQIMGF
- the hisB gene encoding imidazoleglycerol-phosphate dehydratase HisB; this translates as MISTSQIPDSFVSPCRRASVSRTTKETDVQVTIDLDGSGNCRAQTGIPFLDHMLQQIASHAAIDLDVRATGDLEIDDHHTNEDVGITLGQALLQALGDKKGIVRFGHFVAPLDEALVQVALDFSGRPHLSYGLEIPTQRVGTYDTQLVREFFVALVNHSQMTLHIRQLDGINSHHIIEATFKAFARAMSMAIAIDPRRAGIIPSSKGVL
- a CDS encoding energy transducer TonB produces the protein MTSSYFGLETEENKLINSNNLSFAASLGIHGLILAIILPNFLNNPAQEPKKDLRNVNLIELNPLEQSRLPSLDSSLSSLPELPNPNSSSSSLPPLPPMDGIHNSTLPPLPSVSSLPPLPSLPALPPLSSLPSVNIYSPPVASIPSLGRLPIPRNFPTSTPSLPSPPAVPTLPDNNNLPRETNNQQVRPYFDPYQDNLTLDRLRNSPLSASQQAQEQLNNSLARTPEPNGQSPLDEQRRQQLMWEMRERLRSLEADKSNTSNEDAMRNQVDWLARVQKTNPNALNELNQPNQGSRGITTVNLTGNYPATACSRQLAGTAVYGVTVDAQGRLSSEPQLIKSAGFPIFNQQAAGEVRSTRFNNPSGESRIYQVRVSFAPNPEVCRGAIANPPKPEGSNLNTRNSPPVTPAIETPLRPNQPPQPAVSPQPDNVKPPETTGPNPVQNQQEPPKEAIIEQKAPETPPQTPALNQPEGSPASPPTSQNPQPLGEEALPPGPPAEAKTEPES